One part of the Sporosarcina ureae genome encodes these proteins:
- a CDS encoding DEAD/DEAH box helicase family protein has translation MNNYLKLLNVRNNISKSIKEQSALKVIKKNGIHFKLEDLSDSLTSQLENLATFGNPEYFKAKAKRLSTYIIPPLIESFDKTTTHLILPRGCEQAIQDLLTSKGIKVDWANERFLGHPIETHFSGTLSPQQLDALKQLKENDSGILAATTGFGKTVTAAALIADQKVNTLIIVNRKQLLNQWIDQLSIFLNLSHKEIGQFGGGKQVATGNIDVATIQTLTSKGINPIITQYGQIIVDECHHLSAYTSEKLMKMVRAKYVYGLTATPTRRDGLHPIITMQCGPILYKTDAKEQALIRPFHHLIYERKTSYKTKSESIQQMYNEIAVDDKRNRLIFDDVLLALEDGRTPLILTERVNHVKILHDLLKGFSKNIVILSGELSKKEQERALNMIRNLPSEDELVIIATGKYIGEGFDLPRLDALFLTMPISWKGLLTQYVGRLHRNYSEKQEVRVYDYIDQKVPILINMAKKRSKGFRDMGYVNGIDDKNNSQQMKLF, from the coding sequence ATGAATAACTATTTGAAACTACTTAATGTACGGAATAATATTAGTAAATCTATTAAAGAGCAGAGCGCGTTAAAAGTCATTAAAAAGAATGGCATTCATTTCAAGCTAGAAGATCTTTCTGATTCACTTACTTCACAACTCGAAAACTTAGCTACTTTTGGAAATCCTGAATATTTTAAAGCAAAAGCTAAACGATTATCTACCTATATCATCCCTCCCCTCATTGAAAGTTTCGATAAGACTACTACCCACTTAATTCTTCCTAGGGGATGCGAACAAGCTATTCAAGATTTACTAACATCTAAAGGTATTAAAGTAGACTGGGCAAATGAACGCTTTTTAGGTCATCCAATAGAAACACACTTCTCTGGAACTTTATCTCCACAACAGTTGGATGCGCTAAAACAGCTGAAAGAAAATGATAGCGGAATTCTAGCAGCCACTACAGGATTCGGAAAAACAGTAACAGCCGCAGCTTTGATTGCTGACCAAAAAGTCAATACACTTATTATAGTCAATCGAAAACAACTACTAAATCAGTGGATTGATCAACTCTCAATATTCTTGAACTTATCACATAAGGAAATAGGACAATTTGGTGGTGGAAAACAAGTAGCTACTGGAAATATTGATGTAGCAACAATACAAACTCTAACTTCTAAAGGTATTAATCCTATCATTACTCAATATGGACAGATCATAGTAGATGAATGTCATCATTTATCAGCATATACTTCAGAAAAACTGATGAAAATGGTTCGAGCAAAATATGTTTATGGCCTGACTGCTACACCTACACGTAGGGATGGACTTCACCCAATAATCACCATGCAATGCGGACCAATCTTATATAAAACTGATGCTAAAGAACAGGCTCTCATACGACCTTTCCATCATCTAATCTATGAAAGAAAAACTTCATATAAAACTAAATCTGAAAGCATACAGCAAATGTACAATGAAATTGCAGTGGACGATAAGCGAAATCGACTTATTTTCGATGACGTACTTTTAGCATTAGAAGATGGTAGGACACCATTAATTCTAACCGAAAGAGTTAACCATGTTAAAATACTACATGACTTGCTCAAGGGCTTCTCAAAAAATATTGTTATTCTTTCAGGAGAACTATCAAAAAAGGAACAAGAACGAGCATTGAACATGATTCGTAATTTACCAAGTGAAGATGAATTAGTAATTATTGCGACTGGCAAGTATATTGGTGAAGGATTTGATTTACCTCGATTAGATGCATTATTTTTAACTATGCCTATCTCCTGGAAAGGTCTTCTTACTCAATATGTAGGAAGATTACATCGTAACTATTCCGAAAAGCAAGAAGTACGTGTGTATGACTATATTGACCAAAAGGTTCCCATTCTAATAAATATGGCCAAGAAGCGATCAAAAGGATTTCGAGATATGGGTTATGTTAATGGAATCGATGACAAGAATAATTCTCAACAAATGAAGCTATTCTAA
- a CDS encoding GRAM domain-containing protein yields the protein MIVSHENENVLYEIPVDLRKSIDYVSGDLFITDQRFLFQPRNMHFKRDAMEFTIQDINNIDSSYVLGIVPNGITVELNDGTTNTFVLESTLFVKCDDIIKTVWSLMENR from the coding sequence ATGATAGTTTCTCATGAAAATGAAAATGTCCTATATGAAATTCCGGTAGATTTACGCAAAAGCATAGATTACGTTAGTGGGGATTTATTTATTACAGATCAACGCTTTCTTTTCCAGCCACGAAATATGCATTTCAAAAGAGACGCGATGGAATTTACTATTCAGGATATCAATAATATTGATTCGTCATATGTATTAGGCATCGTACCGAATGGCATTACCGTAGAGTTGAATGACGGCACTACGAACACATTCGTGTTGGAGAGTACATTGTTCGTCAAGTGTGATGATATTATCAAAACCGTTTGGAGTTTAATGGAGAACAGGTAA
- a CDS encoding LacI family DNA-binding transcriptional regulator → MANIRDVAQHAGVSVATVSRYLNNKGYISEEAKRVIGKAVEELNYEPSMIARSLSTKQSTFIGLIVPDIVNPFFPELARAIEDIALAYGYTVILCNSDEDLEKEINYVRTLQQKYVAGFIVATSHVEAEHYTGLDVPIVAIDRRIHSSIPYIATDNREGARIGTEHLLQSGCKNILCMRGPSGLGPADDRFAGFNDAVNGKDIETHIIECPFHFEIAETMVKKVLQDVPIDGIFASSDVTAAGAMKAAYSLGIHVPDQLQIVGYDGTMLASQLTPGLTTVAQDLYKIGAMAARMLIKLIEGHELTEREVLIPAELLIRETTRSET, encoded by the coding sequence TTGGCTAATATACGGGATGTCGCGCAACATGCAGGGGTTTCAGTAGCGACTGTTTCACGTTATTTAAATAATAAAGGATACATAAGTGAAGAAGCGAAACGAGTCATTGGCAAAGCCGTTGAGGAATTGAACTATGAGCCAAGCATGATCGCGCGTTCGCTCAGTACGAAGCAATCGACGTTTATTGGATTGATTGTGCCAGATATCGTCAATCCATTTTTTCCGGAACTTGCACGTGCGATAGAAGATATCGCGTTAGCTTATGGATACACTGTCATCCTATGCAATTCAGATGAAGACTTGGAAAAGGAAATTAATTATGTCCGAACGCTTCAGCAGAAATATGTAGCCGGTTTTATTGTGGCGACGAGTCATGTAGAGGCTGAACATTACACCGGTTTGGACGTTCCGATCGTAGCGATTGACCGCAGAATTCATTCGTCGATTCCGTATATTGCGACGGATAACCGCGAAGGTGCGCGCATTGGAACGGAGCATTTATTACAGAGTGGCTGTAAAAATATTCTTTGTATGCGAGGGCCATCGGGATTAGGTCCTGCAGATGATCGATTTGCTGGGTTCAATGATGCTGTGAACGGGAAAGATATAGAAACTCATATTATTGAATGTCCCTTCCATTTTGAAATAGCTGAGACGATGGTGAAGAAGGTGTTGCAAGACGTGCCGATCGATGGGATTTTTGCGAGTAGTGATGTCACCGCGGCAGGTGCAATGAAGGCTGCGTATTCTTTAGGCATACACGTACCGGATCAGCTTCAAATCGTAGGGTATGACGGAACGATGCTAGCGAGCCAATTAACACCAGGCCTAACAACGGTTGCTCAGGACTTATACAAAATTGGTGCGATGGCGGCAAGAATGCTTATTAAATTAATTGAAGGGCACGAGCTGACGGAGCGTGAAGTACTAATTCCGGCAGAGTTGCTCATTCGTGAGACGACAAGGAGTGAGACGTAA